Proteins co-encoded in one Luteolibacter sp. Y139 genomic window:
- the grpE gene encoding nucleotide exchange factor GrpE — translation MIPEDDKEPAAAVDEDFSDAASGELDPYAELEADVLKWKELAVRTAADLDNFRKRSAREREEAMRYANQGLLEDLLPVIDNFEMGMLAAAQDKSSMIYIGMDMVRRQLNDFLSAQGVTEIPADGKTFDPNVHEAVSQEDCAPDQDGKVLRVHRRGFMLRDRLLRPAVVVVGKTGGEEG, via the coding sequence ATGATTCCTGAGGACGACAAGGAGCCGGCCGCTGCGGTGGACGAGGATTTTTCCGACGCCGCGTCTGGCGAGCTGGATCCCTACGCCGAATTGGAGGCAGATGTGCTCAAGTGGAAGGAACTGGCGGTGCGCACCGCGGCTGACCTGGACAATTTCCGCAAGCGCTCCGCCCGCGAGCGCGAGGAGGCGATGCGCTATGCCAACCAGGGTCTGCTCGAGGACCTGCTGCCGGTGATCGATAACTTCGAGATGGGCATGCTGGCGGCGGCGCAGGACAAGAGCTCGATGATCTACATCGGCATGGACATGGTCCGCCGGCAGTTGAACGACTTCCTTTCCGCCCAAGGGGTCACGGAGATCCCGGCGGACGGCAAGACCTTCGACCCGAATGTCCACGAGGCGGTTTCGCAGGAAGACTGCGCTCCCGATCAGGACGGAAAGGTGCTGCGGGTGCATCGCCGCGGCTTCATGCTGCGCGATCGTCTGCTGCGTCCGGCGGTGGTGGTGGTGGGTAAAACCGGAGGAGAGGAAGGCTGA
- the mutM gene encoding bifunctional DNA-formamidopyrimidine glycosylase/DNA-(apurinic or apyrimidinic site) lyase — protein MPELPEVETTRRGVEPHLVGRRVTEVIVRHRGLRQPVSESLDSIVGDRFTAIRRRAKYLILDVKRGGSLLIHLGMSGSLRFSDPSADFKKHDHVALTLDSGKQLRFHDPRRFGIYLHLPEGDPLEHPLLRGLGPEPLDDDFTTAHLAKACASRNVAIKLAIMDPKVVVGVGNIYASEALFRAGILPATPASRVTKPRLTKLVNAIRKVLAESIEQGGTTLRDFLNSDGEPGYFSQSLFVYERKGEPCRVCSTPIQHAVMGQRSTYWCPKCQR, from the coding sequence ATGCCAGAGCTGCCCGAAGTCGAAACCACCCGCCGCGGGGTCGAACCCCATCTTGTCGGACGACGCGTGACAGAGGTCATCGTCCGCCACCGCGGGCTGCGGCAACCGGTCTCGGAATCACTCGATTCCATCGTTGGCGACCGTTTCACCGCCATCCGCCGGCGGGCGAAATACCTGATTCTGGACGTGAAACGCGGCGGCTCCCTGCTGATCCACCTCGGCATGTCCGGCAGCCTGCGGTTCTCCGATCCATCAGCGGATTTCAAGAAACACGACCACGTCGCGCTGACCCTCGACTCCGGAAAACAGCTTCGTTTTCACGATCCCCGACGCTTCGGCATCTACCTGCACTTGCCCGAAGGCGATCCCCTGGAACATCCCCTCCTCCGCGGCTTGGGACCGGAACCTCTCGACGACGACTTCACCACCGCCCATCTCGCGAAGGCCTGCGCCAGCCGGAATGTTGCGATCAAGCTCGCCATCATGGACCCGAAGGTCGTGGTCGGCGTCGGCAACATCTACGCCAGCGAAGCCCTCTTCCGCGCCGGGATCCTTCCAGCCACACCCGCCTCCCGCGTAACCAAGCCGCGCCTTACGAAGCTGGTGAACGCCATCCGCAAGGTCCTCGCCGAATCCATCGAACAAGGCGGCACCACCCTCCGCGATTTCCTGAACTCCGACGGCGAGCCCGGCTACTTCAGCCAGTCGCTCTTCGTCTACGAACGGAAAGGTGAACCGTGCCGCGTGTGCAGCACGCCAATCCAACACGCCGTCATGGGCCAGCGCTCCACCTACTGGTGCCCGAAGTGCCAGCGTTGA
- a CDS encoding 16S rRNA (uracil(1498)-N(3))-methyltransferase, giving the protein MARFFLAPECWGGAAVLTGDEAKHAAQVLRARRGDRITVFDGAGRSATAEILDVSKSEIRLSLGEVVQRPPLRPRIHLAQAVPKGKTMDLIVQKAVELGVASIQPLITKRTVVQVEADDADRKSSKWQRVALEACKQCGQDLLPLVEPPRSFSEWLPQCGSGLRVIASLFDGARPLREVLRSAESPEDVTLLVGPEGDFTPEEGEAALGGGFHPASLGEIVLRAETAAFFGISALRYEFSRS; this is encoded by the coding sequence ATGGCGCGCTTCTTCCTCGCACCGGAATGCTGGGGTGGCGCTGCCGTCCTGACCGGCGATGAGGCGAAGCATGCCGCCCAGGTCCTGCGCGCGCGCCGTGGCGACCGGATCACGGTCTTCGACGGCGCGGGGCGTTCGGCCACGGCGGAGATCCTGGATGTTTCGAAGAGCGAGATACGCCTTTCGCTCGGCGAGGTAGTTCAACGCCCGCCGCTGCGGCCGCGTATTCATCTGGCGCAGGCGGTGCCGAAGGGGAAGACGATGGATCTCATCGTCCAGAAGGCCGTGGAGCTGGGCGTTGCCTCGATCCAACCGCTGATCACCAAGCGCACGGTGGTGCAGGTGGAGGCGGATGATGCCGACCGCAAATCCTCAAAGTGGCAGCGCGTCGCGCTCGAAGCCTGCAAGCAGTGCGGGCAGGACCTGCTCCCGTTGGTGGAGCCGCCCCGTAGCTTTTCTGAATGGCTTCCGCAGTGCGGTTCCGGCCTGAGAGTCATCGCCTCGCTTTTCGACGGAGCCCGGCCGCTCCGGGAGGTCTTGCGCTCGGCCGAGTCGCCGGAAGACGTGACGCTGTTGGTGGGGCCGGAAGGAGATTTCACCCCGGAGGAAGGGGAGGCGGCGCTAGGTGGAGGATTCCACCCGGCCAGTCTGGGGGAAATCGTGCTGCGGGCGGAAACGGCGGCGTTTTTTGGGATTTCGGCCTTGCGTTACGAATTTTCACGTAGTTAG
- the dnaJ gene encoding molecular chaperone DnaJ, which produces MATKRDYYEILGVSRDAGADEIKKAYRKLAVKFHPDKNPGDHEAEEKFKELGEAYEALSDADKRAAYDRFGHAAFGGGGGGGGGGGGFHDPMDLFSQVFGSAFGGGFEEFFGGGRRQRTGKQRGSDLRYDLEITLEEAARGSEKELEIEHYGPCGTCNSTGSKSGGGTKACTTCGGRGVVARQAGIFIQQTTCPECRGAGESVADPCGACGGDGRVHKTSRIKIRIPAGVEDGTRLRSTGNGDAGVRGGAAGDLYVFLHVKAHDVFEREGNDLFCEVPMPFSTATLGGELEVPTLDGKASIKIPAGTQGGTLFRLRDRGVPALSSPKKGDLHVRVQVEVPTKLNSDQQEKLRAFSESIGQHNSPMQEGFFKKARRFFDL; this is translated from the coding sequence ATGGCGACGAAGCGAGACTATTACGAGATTCTCGGGGTTTCCCGCGACGCTGGTGCGGACGAGATCAAGAAGGCCTACCGCAAGCTCGCGGTGAAGTTCCACCCGGACAAGAACCCGGGTGACCATGAGGCTGAGGAGAAATTCAAGGAGCTCGGTGAGGCCTATGAGGCGCTGAGCGATGCCGACAAGCGCGCGGCCTATGACCGCTTCGGCCACGCTGCCTTCGGTGGTGGCGGCGGCGGAGGTGGTGGGGGCGGTGGCTTCCACGATCCGATGGACCTGTTCTCGCAGGTCTTTGGCAGTGCCTTCGGTGGTGGCTTCGAAGAATTTTTTGGTGGCGGACGTCGCCAGCGGACGGGCAAGCAGCGTGGCAGCGACCTGCGCTATGATCTGGAGATCACGCTGGAGGAAGCGGCGCGCGGATCGGAAAAGGAGCTTGAGATCGAGCACTACGGCCCTTGTGGCACGTGCAATTCCACCGGCTCGAAGAGTGGTGGTGGAACCAAGGCCTGCACCACTTGCGGTGGTCGCGGCGTGGTTGCCCGTCAGGCCGGTATTTTCATCCAGCAGACGACCTGCCCGGAATGCCGTGGCGCCGGTGAATCGGTGGCCGATCCCTGCGGCGCCTGTGGTGGCGACGGTCGCGTCCACAAGACGAGCCGGATCAAGATCCGCATCCCGGCTGGCGTGGAGGATGGCACTCGCCTGCGCTCCACCGGCAATGGCGACGCGGGTGTCCGCGGCGGCGCGGCTGGTGACCTCTACGTGTTCCTTCACGTGAAGGCGCATGATGTCTTCGAGCGCGAGGGCAATGATCTCTTCTGTGAGGTGCCGATGCCTTTCAGCACTGCCACGCTCGGCGGTGAGCTGGAAGTGCCGACACTGGACGGCAAGGCCTCGATCAAGATCCCGGCAGGCACCCAGGGCGGGACCCTGTTCCGCCTCCGCGACCGCGGGGTGCCGGCGCTTTCCAGCCCGAAGAAGGGCGACCTCCACGTCCGCGTGCAGGTGGAGGTGCCGACCAAGCTCAATTCGGATCAGCAGGAGAAGCTCCGCGCTTTCTCCGAGTCGATCGGCCAGCACAACTCCCCGATGCAGGAGGGCTTCTTCAAAAAGGCCCGCCGCTTCTTCGACCTCTGA